The Sandaracinaceae bacterium DNA segment GGCCCATGGCCCGCCGCACGCCGAACAAGCACATCAACCTGAACGTCCGGGGCATGCAGGCCTCGGCGACCGTCGCGATCAACGAGCACAGCAACGCGCTGATGGCCGAGGGGCGGACCGTCTACAAGCTCGGGCTGGGGCAGTCGCCCTTCCCCGTGCCGCGCGCGGTGGTGGACGCGCTCCGTGATCACGCGGCGGAGAAGGACTACCTGCCCGTCCGCGGCCTCTACGATCTGCGGCGCGCGGTCGCGCACTACACGGAGCGCAAGGCGGGCATCGACCGCACGGCCGAGGACGTGCTGATCGGGCCGGGCAGCAAGGAGCTGATGTTCCTGCTGCAGCTGGTGTTCTACGGGGACCTCGTGATCCCGACGCCGGCCTGGGTCTCGTACGCGCCGCAGGCGCAGATCATCGGGCGCAAGGTCCAGCTCATCCCGACCCGCCCCGAGGACGGGTGGATGCTGACCCCCGAGGCGCTCGACGAGGCTTGCGAGAAGGACTCGGACCGACCGCGCGTCGTGATCCTCAACTACCCCTCGAACCCCACGGGCTCGACCTACAAGGTCGACCAGCTCAAGGGGATCGCGAAGGTCGCGCAGAAGCACGGTATCCTGCTCCTCTCGGACGAGATCTACGGCGAGCTGCACCACAAGGGCCAGCACGTGTCGATCGCGCGCTACTACCCCGAGGGCACGATCATCAGCGCCGGGCTCAGCAAGTGGTGCGGCGCGGGCGGGTGGCGGCTCGGCACCTTCGTGTTCCCGGAGAACCTCCGCTGGCTGCTCGACGCGATGAGCGCGGTGGCGAGCGAGACCTACACGTCCACGAGCGCGCCCATCCAGTACGCCGCGGTCACCGCGTTCGAGGGCGGCGAGGGCATCGAGCGCTACCTCGCGAACTCGCGGCGCATCCTCAGCGCGCTCGGGCGCTGGTGCGCGCGGCATCTCCGGGGCGCGGGCATCGAGTGCCCGCAGCCGGTCGGCGGCTTCTACCTCTTCCCCGACTTCAACGCGCACGCCGAGGCGCTCGCCAGGCGCGGCATCACCGACGCGCCCACCCTCTGCGCGCGCCTGCTCGACGAGACCGGCGTCGCGATCCTGCCCGGCTCGCAGTTCGGCCGCCCGCCCGAGGAGCTGAGCGCGCGGCTCGCCTACGTGGACTTCGACGGGGAGCGCGCGCTCGAGGCGGTGGCGGTGATCCCGAAGGAGCAGCCGCTCGACGAGACGTTCCTGAAGCGGCACTGCGGGCGCGTGGTGGCGGCGATCCAGGCGATGGCGCAGTGGATCGGCCAGGACTGATTGGCGCGATGAGGAGGCCGGCCCTACCTGGGCCGCATGCGACATTGGTGGGTGGGCGCGCTGGTTCTCTCTCTGGCCGCGGGCGCGAGCGCGCAGGACGCGCCGGAGGAACGAGAGCCCGAGTTCGGCGTGCGCGGCACGGTGGAGCTCGGCTTCCTCGCGGTCCTCGACCACGACATCCGGCTGGGCAGTGACGGTTCCGACATCGACTACCCGAGCGATCTGCTCCAGTCGAACCTGTACTTCGTGCCGCGCCTGTCGATCGAGCTCGACATCTGGCGTCAGCATCACCTGACCTTCCTCTACCAGCCGCTCGACATCACCTCGACCGCGGTGCTGCGGCGCGACCTGCGCATCGACGGGCTCGACTACCCCGAGGGCACGCCCGTCCGCGCCCGCTACGGCTTCCCGTTCTACCGCTTCAGCTGGGACTTCGACGTGCTCACCGAGCGGGAGATGCTGCTCGCCTTCGGCCTGGGCCTCCAGCTCCGGAACGCGACCATCGAGTTCGAGAGCCTCGACGGCACGCTCTACCGGAGCCGCGAGGACGTCGGCCCGGTCCCCTTGCTGCGCGCGCGAGGCCGCTTCCCGGTCGCGAATCGCTTCTTCTTCGCGTTCGAGGTCGACGGCTTCTACGCGCCGATCAGCGTGCTCAACGGGAGCGACACCGACGTGCAAGGCGCCATCCTCGACGCGAGCCTGCGCTTCGGCTGGCGCTTCATGGACCACGCCGACGCGTTCCTGAACGTGCGCTACCTGGCCGGCGGCGCGACGGGCAGCGGCGACCCGACACCGACCAGCGACGGTCAGCAGAGCAACTGGCTCCACTTCCTCGTCGTCAGCCTGGGCGCCACGATCGACAGCCGCCCCTAACAGTCCGTTGAAGAACCTCGCTCCTCGTCTCTCGGGCGGGACGACCCGTCTCTCGGCCCGTGTCTCCTCGGAAATGCTGAAGCCCACGCCCGGTTGACTTCGATCGCCCAGGTGATACACCCGGCGTCCTTGCCCGAGGCAGGGCGCGGACGCTCCATCGTGAAGCACACCGCCCCGGCCAGAGGCGGGAACGCTCGGCGATCTTCGCGCCCCTCAGGAGTGAGATCGACGGTCTTCTTTCTCGAGCGGAGGGCGAGGATGGACACCCGGGGACGACATCTGCTGGTCGAGTACCACGGCTGCGCCGAAGGGCTGCTGGACGACCTGGCCGCGGTCGAGGCGCTGATGAACCGGGCCGCCGTCGCGGCGAACACGACGGTGGTCGCGTCGGTCTTTCATCCGTTCCAGCCGCAGGGGGTGAGCGGCGTGGTGGTCATCGAGGAGTCGCACCTCTCGATCCACACGTGGCCCGAGTACGGCTACGCGGCGGTCGACTTCTACACCTGCGGGCGGGGCATCCCCGAGGAGGCGCACGCGGTGCTGCGCGAGGGCCTGGGCGCCGAGCGCGCCGAGGTGATGACCATCGACCGCGGGCTCGCCCTGCGCGGCCGCGGCTGCAGGGTCCGCGCGCACGTCGCCGAGGGCCGCGACGGCACGGTGAGCTACCGGGAGAGCGCGCCCTCGGAGAGCGCGCCGAGGCCTTCGGCGCGGGGTGAGGCCGCGCCGTGACCGGGCTCTGGTATCGCGAGGTCTTCCGGGACCAGCTCTCGCTCGGGGTGCGGGTCGAGCGCACCTTGCACGCCTCCGAGAGCGCGTTTCAGCGCATCGAGATCGTCGAGACCCCGTTCTTCGGCAAGATGCTCGTGCTCGACGGCATCTTCATGACGAGCGAGGCGGACGAGCACTACTACCACGAGATGATCGTGCACCCCGCCCTGTGCACCGCGCCGCGGATCGCGCGTGTCCTCATCATCGGCGGCGGTGACGGCGGCACCGCGCGCGAGGTCCTGCGCCACCCCGACGTCGAGCGCTGCACGATGGTCGAGATCGACCGGGCCGTCGTCGAGGCGTGCAAGGCGCACCTGCCCGAGATCGGGCGCGAGGGATGGGACGACCCCCGGCTGGAGCTGCGCTTCGAGGACGGGATCGAGTTCGTCAAGCGCGCCCCGGCCGGCAGCTTCGACGTGGTGATCCTCGACGGCAGCGACCCCGTCGGCCCGGCCGAGGGGCTCTTCGACCGGTCGTTCTACGAGGGCGTGAAGCGGGTGCTCGGGGACGGCGGCGTCTTCGCGCTCCAGAGCGAGTCGCCCACGGTCTACGAGAAGGTCTTCTACGAGATCCAGGCCACCCTGCGCCGCGTGTTCGGCGCCTCGCACCCCTACTTCGGCAGCGTGACGCTGTACGGCTCGGGCATGTGGACCTGGACGATGACCGGCGCCGATCCGAGCCAGCTGCGGCCCGAGCGCGCGGCCGCCGTGGCCGAGCGCTGCCGGTACTGGTCGCCCGAGATCCACCGCGCCGCGTTCGCGCAGCCGGCCGAGATCGCCCGCAAGCTTCAGGCGTTGGCCTCGTCCTGACGCCGGGCGTGCTCGAGCAGCGCGCCCTGGACCGACACGCGCTCGTCCCCCGCCACGACCTCGACCGCGTGGAGCGCGAAGCGACCCTCCTGCCAGTCGAGCAGCGTGAGCAGCGCCTCGAAGAGGCTCGGCGCCCTCTGGCCGCCCGGGAGCTCCACGCTCACGATCGCGCCGTCGACCAGCCCGATCTTGGCCTCCCCGCCGGGGCGCGCGACGGCGAGCACCCCCGTGCGCCGCTCGGCCTCGGCGAAGGCGAGCAGGCTGGCCAGGGCCACCTGCTCGAGCGAGCCGCTCATGCCCTCGTCCGACACGCCCTCGCGCCGCGCGCGCGCCACCACGCGGTGGGCCCGCGCGAGCAGCTCCTCGGCCGCGGAGGGCTTGGCGATGAAGTCGTCGATGCCCAGCTCGTAGCCCTTGATGCGATCCGCGTCCGAGTCGAGCGTGGTCAGGAAGACGACCGGCACGCCCTTGGTCTTGTCGCGCGCGCGCATCAGGCGGAGCAGCTGCCAGCCGTCCATCACCGGCATCTGCACGTCGGTCAGCACCAGATCGGGCGGCTCCTTCATCGCCTTGCCCAGCGCGTCGAGGCCGTGCTCCGCCTCGGTGACCCGGTGGCCGGCCCCCGTCAGCGCCGACGCGACGGCGGCGCGGTAGCTCTTGGAGTCGTCGACCACGAGCACGTGGATGGGCTCGGTGCCCTCCTCGCCCTGGGCGTCGAGGGTGGCGCTGAGGAAGACCGCGATGCGCGCCGCGAGGGGCGCGATGTCGGCCTCGAGGAACTTCATGCCCATGCCCGGCTGACGTCCCGCCTTCTCCGCCTCGTCGGCCGAGAGCGTGTAGGCGACCTCGGCCGGCACCCGCGCGGCGGGGCCCTCGTCGGGCAGCTCCATCTGCACCTGGACGCGCGAGCCGGGCGGCAGCTGGTGGGTCGAGGTGACGAAGAGCCCGCCCCGGCTGATGTCGTCGGTGTAGGCCGTGACGAGCTCCTCGACGGAACGGAAACGCACCTTGACCCGGGCCGCGAAACGCGGGGCAGCTCTCCGGTCGGATCCGTCGCTCATGCGGCCCGCATTCTGCCACATCCTCGAATGGGGAATCACAGACTGTCGCGAAATCGAATGGCGACGGTCGCTCAGCTCCAGCTGAGCACGAGCTTTCCGAAGGTGTCGTTCTTCTCCATGCGGGCGTGCGCGTCGGCCACCTCCGACATGGGGATCACGTCGTCGACGATGGGCGCGAGCGGGCCGCCTTCGCCGAAGAGGGGCGCGATCTTGGAGGCGAACGCCTGGGTCAGCGCGGCCTTCTCCTCGAGGGGGCGACTGCGGAGCACCGAGCCGTGCAGGGTGAGGCGCTTGCGGAGCACCTTGCCCATCGACAGCTCCGCCGCGCGTCCGCCCATGAGACCGATGGTGACCATGCGCCCCCGCGTGGCGAGCGCGTCGAGGTTCTGGTCGAGGTAGGCGCCGCCCACCAGGTCGAGCACGACCTCCACGCCGCGGCCGCCGGTCAGCTGGCGCGCCTCCTCGGCGAACGCGCCGCCCTTGACGTGGATGGCCATCGGTAGCCCCAGCTCCGCGCAGCGGTCGAGCTTCTCCTCGGTCCGCGACGTGCCGATGACGCGCGCGCCCGCGAGCTTGCCCAGCTGGAGCGCCGCGGTGCCGACCCCGCTGGCCACCGCGTGCACGAGCACGTGCTCGCCCGCCGCGAGCTGGGCCTGGGCGAAGAGCGCGTCGTACGCGGTGAGGAAGGCCTCCGGGATGGCCGCGGCGTGGCTGAGCGCGACGCCCTCCGGCACCCGCATCAGCTCGCGCTCGTGCACGAGCAGGTGGGTGGCCATCGCGCCGCCGCCGACGATGCCCATCACGGGGTCGCCGCTCGCGAAGCCGGTCACGCCGTCGCCCACCGCGGCCACGCGGCCGGCGAACTCGAGCCCGGGCACGTCCTCGGGCACGCCCGGAGGCGCGGGGTACGCGCCGCGGCGCTGCATCAGGTCGGCGCGGTTGAGCCCCGCCGCCGCGACCTCGACCAGGACCTGCCCCGCGCCGGGGTCGTCGACGGGGATGCGATCGATGTGCAGGACCTCGGGACCTCCGGGCTCCTTGATGCGGACGGCGCGCGCGATGGGCATGCCGCGAGCATAGACCCTGGGGACGGCGAGACGAGCGTCATTCCGGTCGCAGGACGACGCCCGCGCGGCCCGGCAAGCGGACGCGCACCACGCCCCGCTCCCCGACGACCCAGGGCGCGTCCGTGGCGTCGAGCGCGTCGAAGAGCGCGACGCCCTCGCGAAAGCCCGTGGGGATGTCCGCGACGGAGTCGTCGAGGGAGGCGTTCAGCACCACGAGCAGCCGCTCGGCCTCGTGCGCGCGCTCCCAGGCGATCACGCCCGCGTCCTCCTCCGGGACCTCGTCCGCGCCTCCGGAGGCCGCGGCGTAGCGGACCTCGAGCGTGCCGCGGCGGAGCGCCATGGAGCTGCGCCGGAGCGCGGTGAGGCGCGCGATGTGCTGGAACATCGGGTGCGCGGGATCGAACCCGGCCACGCGCCAGAGCGGCTCGCGGGCGAGGTGGTGGCGCGTCCCGTCGAGGCCCTGCTCGGTGCCGTAGTAGATCACCGGGATCCCGTCGACGGTGAGCACCGCGGTGAGCGCGATCTCGACCGCGAGCGGATCGTCGAGCTCCCCCCGGAGCCGGAACACGTCGTGGTTGTCGCCGAAGACGGCCCGGGCCGCCCACGGATCGACGCCGATGCCCTCGGGCTGCCCGGAGGCGGGGAAGAACACGCGGTTCGTCTCGAGCGCGCCGACGGCCTCGGTCGGCGGCCGCCCCTCGAGGATCACGCCGTTGATCAGCCGGTCCTTCAGGTCGAACGCGAAGGCGCTGTCGAGCTGATCGAGCGCGGTGTACTGCGCGAGCGCCTCGGGCCGGGTGACGAAGACCTCGCCGAGCAACAGGAAGCGCCGCTTGCCGAGCTCCGCGAGCCGACGGCGGAGCCGGCCGTCGAACGCGGCCCAGAAGGCGGGGCTCGCGTGGGGGACCGCGTCGATGCGGAAGCCGTCCACGTCGGTCTCCGCCACCCACCAGACGTGCGTGTCGACGAGCGCGTCGACGACGTCCGGGTTCTCGGTGTCGAGGTCGCGGAGCCCGGTCGGGAAGTCGCCCAGCTCCTTCTGGGTCTGGTCGGAGAGGTCGCCGAACCCGCGCCGATGAAAGTGCTCCGGACCGAGCGCGAAGCGCTCCCAGGCTTCGCCCGTCCGCCGCCACATGCGCGGGGCGTGCGAGAAGAGGAGCGGCGTGGTGTAGGGAGGATCCGCGTAGGGCGGCTCGATCTCGCCGTCGTCGACCTCGCCGTCCGCGTCGAGATCGTAGGTGAAGACGCGACCCGCGTGGTT contains these protein-coding regions:
- a CDS encoding alpha-amylase family glycosyl hydrolase, which translates into the protein MRGGWALWISLLAACQPPGDAGVQTHVDDWRDEIVYQIVVDRFDDGDPDNDVLEGIGPEPDDLARFQGGDWRGVRDRLDYLEALGVTTIWLSPPYANVQRTEGEDGYHGYWPSDFTEANPRFGTLEELRALVDDAHARGMLVILDVVPNHAGRVFTYDLDADGEVDDGEIEPPYADPPYTTPLLFSHAPRMWRRTGEAWERFALGPEHFHRRGFGDLSDQTQKELGDFPTGLRDLDTENPDVVDALVDTHVWWVAETDVDGFRIDAVPHASPAFWAAFDGRLRRRLAELGKRRFLLLGEVFVTRPEALAQYTALDQLDSAFAFDLKDRLINGVILEGRPPTEAVGALETNRVFFPASGQPEGIGVDPWAARAVFGDNHDVFRLRGELDDPLAVEIALTAVLTVDGIPVIYYGTEQGLDGTRHHLAREPLWRVAGFDPAHPMFQHIARLTALRRSSMALRRGTLEVRYAAASGGADEVPEEDAGVIAWERAHEAERLLVVLNASLDDSVADIPTGFREGVALFDALDATDAPWVVGERGVVRVRLPGRAGVVLRPE
- a CDS encoding aminotransferase class I/II-fold pyridoxal phosphate-dependent enzyme, with translation MARRTPNKHINLNVRGMQASATVAINEHSNALMAEGRTVYKLGLGQSPFPVPRAVVDALRDHAAEKDYLPVRGLYDLRRAVAHYTERKAGIDRTAEDVLIGPGSKELMFLLQLVFYGDLVIPTPAWVSYAPQAQIIGRKVQLIPTRPEDGWMLTPEALDEACEKDSDRPRVVILNYPSNPTGSTYKVDQLKGIAKVAQKHGILLLSDEIYGELHHKGQHVSIARYYPEGTIISAGLSKWCGAGGWRLGTFVFPENLRWLLDAMSAVASETYTSTSAPIQYAAVTAFEGGEGIERYLANSRRILSALGRWCARHLRGAGIECPQPVGGFYLFPDFNAHAEALARRGITDAPTLCARLLDETGVAILPGSQFGRPPEELSARLAYVDFDGERALEAVAVIPKEQPLDETFLKRHCGRVVAAIQAMAQWIGQD
- a CDS encoding NAD(P)H-quinone oxidoreductase translates to MPIARAVRIKEPGGPEVLHIDRIPVDDPGAGQVLVEVAAAGLNRADLMQRRGAYPAPPGVPEDVPGLEFAGRVAAVGDGVTGFASGDPVMGIVGGGAMATHLLVHERELMRVPEGVALSHAAAIPEAFLTAYDALFAQAQLAAGEHVLVHAVASGVGTAALQLGKLAGARVIGTSRTEEKLDRCAELGLPMAIHVKGGAFAEEARQLTGGRGVEVVLDLVGGAYLDQNLDALATRGRMVTIGLMGGRAAELSMGKVLRKRLTLHGSVLRSRPLEEKAALTQAFASKIAPLFGEGGPLAPIVDDVIPMSEVADAHARMEKNDTFGKLVLSWS
- the speE gene encoding polyamine aminopropyltransferase, with translation MTGLWYREVFRDQLSLGVRVERTLHASESAFQRIEIVETPFFGKMLVLDGIFMTSEADEHYYHEMIVHPALCTAPRIARVLIIGGGDGGTAREVLRHPDVERCTMVEIDRAVVEACKAHLPEIGREGWDDPRLELRFEDGIEFVKRAPAGSFDVVILDGSDPVGPAEGLFDRSFYEGVKRVLGDGGVFALQSESPTVYEKVFYEIQATLRRVFGASHPYFGSVTLYGSGMWTWTMTGADPSQLRPERAAAVAERCRYWSPEIHRAAFAQPAEIARKLQALASS
- a CDS encoding response regulator; its protein translation is MSDGSDRRAAPRFAARVKVRFRSVEELVTAYTDDISRGGLFVTSTHQLPPGSRVQVQMELPDEGPAARVPAEVAYTLSADEAEKAGRQPGMGMKFLEADIAPLAARIAVFLSATLDAQGEEGTEPIHVLVVDDSKSYRAAVASALTGAGHRVTEAEHGLDALGKAMKEPPDLVLTDVQMPVMDGWQLLRLMRARDKTKGVPVVFLTTLDSDADRIKGYELGIDDFIAKPSAAEELLARAHRVVARARREGVSDEGMSGSLEQVALASLLAFAEAERRTGVLAVARPGGEAKIGLVDGAIVSVELPGGQRAPSLFEALLTLLDWQEGRFALHAVEVVAGDERVSVQGALLEHARRQDEANA
- the speD gene encoding adenosylmethionine decarboxylase, which produces MDTRGRHLLVEYHGCAEGLLDDLAAVEALMNRAAVAANTTVVASVFHPFQPQGVSGVVVIEESHLSIHTWPEYGYAAVDFYTCGRGIPEEAHAVLREGLGAERAEVMTIDRGLALRGRGCRVRAHVAEGRDGTVSYRESAPSESAPRPSARGEAAP